The following proteins are encoded in a genomic region of Sorangiineae bacterium MSr12523:
- a CDS encoding copper oxidase, whose protein sequence is MITRRDMLSRAALLGGAALLEATADAKDANAQSAPTPTPPSSPSYTSVVTPNGSTLPWTMDGNVKVFQLVAEEVKREFAPGMVVNCWGYNGQTPGPTIEMVEGDRVRFYVTNKLPERTSVHWHGIILPCGMDGVAGLVQPHIEPGETYVYEFTVRKPGTFMYHPHSDEMVQMALGMMGFFIVHPRVRERIDRDFAIMLMEWAIPPGTARPNPVIMTDFNIFTFNSRVWPGTAPLIVKKNDRVRIRLGNLSMDNHPIHIHGHNFEVTGTDGGRIRESARWPETTVDVPVGTTRDIEFTADNPGDWAFHCHKTHHTMNAMSHDVPNLIGVKQGSVEQRVRKILPGYMAMGEKGMGNMMEMGRPKNTLPMMAGEGPFGPVEMGGMFTIIKIREGLTNYDADPGWYRHPAGTVAHKVSGPPPKNPGGPPSPK, encoded by the coding sequence ATGATCACCCGACGCGACATGCTCTCCCGCGCTGCTCTGCTCGGCGGCGCCGCTCTCCTCGAAGCCACGGCGGACGCCAAAGACGCCAACGCGCAATCGGCGCCGACTCCGACGCCGCCATCTTCGCCTTCTTACACCAGCGTGGTGACACCAAATGGGTCCACCCTCCCCTGGACCATGGACGGGAACGTGAAGGTGTTCCAACTCGTGGCCGAAGAAGTGAAGCGCGAGTTCGCACCCGGCATGGTGGTCAATTGCTGGGGCTACAACGGGCAAACCCCGGGACCGACCATCGAGATGGTCGAAGGCGATCGCGTCCGCTTCTATGTCACCAACAAGTTGCCCGAGCGCACGAGTGTGCACTGGCACGGCATCATTTTGCCCTGCGGAATGGATGGCGTCGCTGGACTCGTGCAGCCGCACATCGAGCCGGGCGAGACCTACGTCTACGAGTTCACCGTGCGCAAGCCGGGGACGTTCATGTACCACCCGCACTCCGACGAGATGGTGCAGATGGCCCTCGGCATGATGGGCTTTTTCATCGTCCACCCCCGCGTGCGCGAGCGAATCGACCGAGATTTTGCCATTATGCTCATGGAATGGGCCATACCACCCGGTACGGCGCGGCCGAACCCGGTGATCATGACGGATTTCAACATCTTCACCTTCAACAGCCGCGTGTGGCCCGGCACCGCCCCGTTGATCGTGAAGAAAAACGACCGTGTGCGCATCCGACTGGGAAATCTCAGCATGGATAACCACCCGATTCACATCCACGGCCACAATTTCGAAGTGACGGGGACCGACGGCGGCCGCATCCGGGAGAGCGCACGCTGGCCGGAGACCACGGTGGACGTCCCCGTGGGCACCACCCGGGACATCGAGTTCACCGCCGACAATCCGGGCGATTGGGCCTTTCACTGCCACAAAACGCACCACACCATGAACGCGATGAGCCACGACGTGCCCAATTTGATCGGCGTCAAGCAAGGGAGCGTCGAACAGCGGGTCCGCAAGATCCTCCCCGGCTACATGGCCATGGGGGAAAAGGGCATGGGCAACATGATGGAGATGGGCCGTCCAAAGAACACGCTCCCCATGATGGCGGGGGAAGGTCCGTTCGGACCCGTCGAGATGGGTGGAATGTTCACCATCATCAAGATCCGAGAGGGTTTAACCAACTACGACGCCGATCCCGGCTGGTACCGCCACCCCGCCGGAACCGTCGCCCACAAAGTTTCCGGACCGCCGCCCAAGAATCCTGGAGGACCACCCTCTCCTAAATGA
- a CDS encoding TolC family protein gives MFRLSPRTWAYLALFPNLVACASTSAKPAFNEVSSVIEQRTGGRRLHWNNGTVEDGQVAKAIGRMLEHELTEDAAVQIALLNNRKLLGVYEELGIAQADVVQAGLLQNPVISGSVRLGDRQGPLPTETLGITQDFLGLLTMPLRKKIANRKLDAAKARVGDAVLETARMARVAYVHAQSAEQMVAMRRTIADAAEASIELARAQHQAGNLNDLDLANQEGQYEAVRLELTRAETEAIEAREELNRVLGLWGRQISWRISGRMAEIPTAEPPLDDLETVAIDQRLDLKAAKSESSALEKALTLAKDFRFLGGIEGGLTADRHGGEGGGWDFEPGGAIELPIFDQRQAVIARLEAEYKQSRFHVSEIAVDIRSEVRAVRARLTLNRNVVERYRTTLVPLNERIVTLAQEQYDAMLIGVFQLLQAKQNEINAYSAFIEAVRAYWVARADLERAVGGRLPAAPTSPAKPQPAQPPQPSQPSQPSQPSHQHHHGAS, from the coding sequence ATGTTTCGGCTCTCACCAAGGACGTGGGCCTATCTTGCCCTATTTCCGAATCTCGTTGCCTGCGCATCGACTTCGGCGAAGCCCGCCTTCAACGAAGTATCGTCGGTCATCGAACAGCGCACCGGCGGGCGGCGGCTCCATTGGAACAATGGCACCGTCGAGGATGGCCAGGTCGCCAAGGCCATCGGACGCATGCTCGAGCACGAGCTGACCGAGGATGCGGCCGTGCAGATTGCGCTGCTCAACAATCGAAAGCTCCTGGGCGTGTACGAGGAGTTGGGCATCGCCCAGGCCGACGTCGTGCAGGCTGGCCTGCTCCAGAACCCCGTCATCAGCGGCAGCGTGAGGCTCGGCGATCGCCAGGGTCCCCTTCCCACCGAGACCCTGGGGATCACGCAGGACTTCCTCGGACTGCTCACCATGCCGCTGCGCAAGAAGATCGCGAACCGCAAATTGGACGCGGCCAAGGCGCGCGTGGGTGATGCTGTGCTGGAAACCGCACGCATGGCCCGAGTGGCGTACGTGCACGCGCAGTCCGCGGAGCAGATGGTGGCCATGCGGCGCACCATCGCCGACGCCGCCGAGGCCAGCATCGAGCTCGCGCGCGCCCAGCACCAGGCGGGCAACCTCAACGATCTCGATCTGGCCAACCAAGAGGGACAATACGAGGCGGTGCGCCTGGAGCTCACGCGCGCCGAAACCGAGGCCATCGAGGCGCGCGAGGAGCTCAATCGCGTGCTGGGCCTGTGGGGGCGCCAAATCAGTTGGCGCATCTCGGGTCGCATGGCGGAGATCCCGACCGCCGAGCCGCCGCTCGACGATCTCGAGACGGTGGCCATCGACCAGCGGCTGGACCTCAAGGCGGCGAAGTCCGAGAGCTCCGCGCTCGAGAAGGCGCTGACCTTGGCCAAGGACTTTCGCTTTCTCGGCGGCATCGAGGGCGGACTCACGGCGGACCGCCATGGTGGCGAGGGCGGAGGTTGGGACTTCGAGCCGGGCGGCGCCATCGAGCTGCCCATCTTCGATCAGCGGCAGGCGGTCATCGCGCGGCTCGAGGCCGAGTACAAGCAGAGTCGATTCCACGTGAGCGAGATCGCCGTGGACATTCGCTCCGAGGTGCGCGCCGTACGGGCCCGTCTCACGTTGAATCGCAACGTCGTCGAACGCTACCGAACCACCCTCGTTCCCTTGAACGAGCGCATCGTCACGCTCGCGCAGGAGCAGTACGACGCCATGCTCATTGGCGTTTTCCAGCTTTTGCAAGCGAAGCAAAACGAGATCAACGCCTACAGCGCCTTCATCGAGGCGGTGCGCGCCTATTGGGTCGCCCGCGCGGATCTGGAACGCGCCGTCGGGGGTCGCCTTCCTGCAGCCCCCACGTCACCGGCCAAGCCGCAACCCGCGCAACCTCCTCAGCCTTCGCAACCTTCTCAGCCTTCTCAGCCCTCCCATCAACATCACCACGGTGCCTCATGA
- a CDS encoding protein kinase: protein MRSSEYTVRVRALGAAQLFADRFAIEHEAGVGNMGVVYRATDRITSARVALKVLHPHRAPEIGRFVSELSVLAAIRHPAIIAYLSHGITIDDERFLVTEWVDGETLAARLAREPLSVVSALALGHRIADGLAALHAAGVVHGDLKPSNVFLPRTTDGTGARLAKLIDFGLPHPFARAGSSERGLELDIGADLVSLGTVILQSLTTEAPLTPRTREPRWLRAFCPDAPLELEELLDALLTKNDADRPGTAAEMRETLAQILATVSKNGDHESELGVSLPKTLSSAPSMLPRNLRTRFHGDAFTDVDEKGPPVAPSPAMAEEGRSREEVRRPEEASPEMTVPSRPAYDSDRGLHSGMTFAGRYLLEARVGVGGMGELFRAFDTRLRRTVALKVLHRDRALHAPTESSARILREARAAAALSHANVVAIHDVGEHEGVPFIAMEYVEGQSLRAFVGSTYPPFETRLGWMIDVARALAAAHEKGLVHRDIKPDNVMIREDGTVKVLDFGIARYKEGLPDIQSRPLDGTELESGDLSVAATNTRVVGTPGYMAPEQTRGDRIDGRADQFSWGVVAFEVVSGSLPWPLKRGGLSIAAAALSEQAKPLGSAVPARVAQVIHRTLSKAAGDRYPSMRDVVSALGASPDISVNIPAARISVAKLVIASSDSSRDISPLLPDTKTDTSEDGDEVAPESRSWLSGRRSTILVAVLFTLMIATVFGGRAVWRSKDPAAAASSRALAHTPATEGTAIVALPASPKCTAAATAHYRDGLSALREANWELAYTAFTQAVQADPSCPEAQLRRVMTGTWYEPIVKQREQFRRAAELRDALSERDRVLFDSLLPLVILDPPDREVSGRVVDAGLTRFPRDAELLLWAATVRMNLPLDVPALERALELATRATDIDPKYADGWQFQGRVLARLGRLDDELSALDACLRTSPGASDCMHDRVLIQRWRGHCSEIASEARRWIARSPTSSSAYWQLALALAEEGAPDETIEEAVRQQLAHQPEEHQEARWLHAMARLAVYRGDFAKAERLATQLAKLTTTDPALPWHVRPASLLVSTAEETGHLAKASAIAEPFMRLHAVWTVGDPTPELMSYEPQMLAVLLRNGRLSSDEWRTRTHLWQERVGTRLGKLDSWGFIWGPVADVRELAVEGWSQAPNMTERMPTFIGFNTFDLRTAEIQRGRLALAVGEYARAVEILDPASKSCLSFEQPFVNTHAHLWLGEAKERTGDKAGACEAYRFVLQRWGAAKPASKSAEEARKRARALACAIP from the coding sequence ATGAGATCTTCCGAGTACACTGTCCGTGTGCGCGCGCTCGGGGCGGCCCAGCTATTTGCCGACAGATTCGCCATCGAGCACGAAGCGGGTGTCGGCAACATGGGTGTTGTCTATCGCGCGACCGATCGCATCACGTCGGCGCGCGTGGCGCTCAAGGTGCTCCACCCGCATCGCGCCCCCGAAATCGGGCGGTTCGTCTCGGAACTGAGTGTGCTCGCGGCGATCCGCCACCCGGCGATCATCGCCTACCTTTCGCACGGCATCACCATCGACGACGAGCGCTTCCTCGTCACGGAGTGGGTCGATGGCGAGACCCTCGCCGCCCGCCTCGCGCGCGAGCCGCTCTCGGTGGTGAGCGCACTGGCGCTGGGCCATCGCATCGCCGATGGCCTCGCGGCCTTGCATGCCGCGGGTGTCGTCCACGGCGACCTGAAGCCGTCCAACGTCTTTCTGCCCCGCACCACCGACGGTACGGGTGCACGCCTGGCGAAGCTCATCGACTTCGGCCTACCCCATCCTTTCGCGCGGGCGGGATCGTCCGAGCGCGGGCTGGAGCTGGACATCGGCGCCGACTTGGTTTCCCTCGGCACCGTCATTTTGCAGTCGCTCACCACGGAGGCTCCGCTCACACCGCGGACGCGGGAGCCTCGTTGGCTGCGCGCGTTCTGCCCGGATGCGCCGCTGGAGCTGGAAGAGTTGCTCGACGCGCTGCTGACGAAGAACGACGCCGATCGCCCCGGCACAGCCGCCGAGATGCGCGAGACGCTGGCGCAGATCCTCGCCACCGTCTCGAAGAACGGCGATCATGAGTCGGAGCTCGGTGTGTCGTTGCCGAAGACGCTTTCGTCGGCGCCGAGCATGCTGCCGCGCAACCTGCGCACCCGCTTCCACGGCGACGCCTTCACCGATGTCGACGAGAAAGGGCCCCCGGTCGCGCCGTCGCCCGCGATGGCGGAGGAAGGAAGGAGCCGCGAGGAGGTCAGGCGCCCCGAGGAAGCAAGCCCCGAGATGACCGTGCCATCGCGGCCCGCGTACGATTCGGACCGCGGTCTGCACTCGGGCATGACCTTCGCGGGCCGCTACTTGCTCGAGGCCCGCGTGGGCGTCGGAGGCATGGGCGAGCTCTTTCGCGCCTTCGATACGCGGCTGCGGCGCACCGTCGCGCTGAAGGTCTTGCACCGCGATCGCGCGCTGCACGCGCCCACGGAGTCGTCCGCGCGCATCCTGCGTGAAGCACGGGCCGCGGCGGCGCTCAGCCACGCCAATGTGGTGGCCATCCACGACGTGGGCGAGCACGAGGGCGTGCCGTTCATCGCCATGGAATACGTCGAGGGCCAATCCCTGCGCGCCTTCGTCGGTTCCACCTACCCGCCCTTCGAGACGCGACTCGGCTGGATGATCGACGTGGCGCGCGCGCTGGCGGCGGCGCACGAAAAGGGTCTCGTCCATCGCGACATCAAACCGGACAACGTGATGATCCGCGAAGACGGCACGGTGAAGGTGCTGGACTTCGGCATTGCCCGTTACAAAGAGGGACTGCCCGATATTCAATCGCGGCCCCTCGATGGCACCGAGTTGGAATCGGGCGACTTGTCCGTCGCCGCGACGAACACGCGCGTGGTGGGCACGCCGGGCTACATGGCGCCGGAGCAAACGCGCGGCGATCGCATCGACGGCCGGGCGGACCAATTTTCCTGGGGCGTGGTCGCGTTCGAGGTCGTCAGCGGCAGCCTTCCCTGGCCCCTGAAGCGCGGCGGCTTGAGCATCGCGGCGGCCGCCCTTTCCGAGCAGGCGAAGCCACTGGGCAGCGCAGTGCCCGCGCGCGTGGCCCAAGTCATCCATCGCACCCTCTCGAAGGCCGCCGGCGATCGCTACCCCTCGATGCGCGACGTCGTCTCCGCACTGGGCGCGTCGCCGGACATTTCGGTGAACATCCCGGCCGCACGCATCAGCGTAGCCAAACTGGTCATTGCCTCGTCGGACTCTTCACGCGACATCAGCCCGCTGCTGCCGGACACGAAGACGGATACCAGCGAGGACGGTGACGAGGTGGCACCGGAATCGCGCTCGTGGCTTTCGGGCCGGCGCTCCACCATCCTCGTCGCGGTCCTGTTCACGTTGATGATCGCCACCGTCTTCGGCGGCCGGGCTGTCTGGCGCAGCAAAGACCCCGCCGCCGCCGCATCATCCCGCGCATTGGCGCACACGCCGGCGACGGAGGGGACCGCCATCGTGGCCCTTCCGGCATCGCCGAAGTGCACCGCTGCGGCGACGGCGCATTACCGCGACGGCCTTTCCGCCTTGCGCGAGGCCAACTGGGAGCTGGCTTACACCGCGTTCACCCAAGCGGTGCAGGCCGATCCTTCGTGCCCCGAGGCGCAACTGCGGCGGGTGATGACCGGCACGTGGTACGAGCCCATCGTCAAACAGCGCGAGCAATTCCGCCGGGCCGCCGAGCTGCGCGACGCCTTGAGCGAACGCGATCGCGTGCTGTTCGATTCGCTGTTGCCGTTGGTCATCTTGGATCCACCGGATCGCGAGGTGTCGGGGCGCGTGGTCGATGCGGGGCTCACACGCTTCCCGCGCGATGCCGAGCTTCTCCTGTGGGCGGCCACCGTGCGCATGAATTTGCCCCTCGACGTGCCCGCGCTCGAGCGTGCGTTGGAACTGGCAACGCGCGCGACGGACATCGATCCGAAGTACGCCGACGGGTGGCAGTTCCAAGGCCGCGTGCTCGCGCGCCTTGGGCGCCTCGATGACGAGCTCTCTGCGCTCGACGCGTGCCTGCGCACCTCGCCCGGCGCGTCCGATTGCATGCACGATCGCGTGCTCATCCAGCGATGGCGCGGTCACTGCTCGGAAATCGCCTCCGAGGCGCGCCGTTGGATCGCGCGCTCGCCGACGAGCAGCTCGGCGTATTGGCAATTGGCCTTGGCGCTCGCCGAAGAAGGGGCGCCCGACGAGACCATCGAGGAAGCCGTCCGCCAGCAACTCGCGCATCAGCCGGAAGAGCACCAAGAGGCCAGGTGGTTGCACGCCATGGCCCGCCTCGCCGTCTACCGCGGAGACTTCGCCAAGGCCGAGCGACTCGCCACGCAGCTCGCCAAGCTGACCACGACCGATCCCGCGCTGCCCTGGCATGTGCGGCCCGCGTCGCTCCTGGTGTCCACCGCCGAGGAGACCGGGCATCTGGCGAAGGCCAGCGCCATCGCGGAGCCCTTCATGCGGCTCCACGCGGTGTGGACCGTGGGCGATCCCACACCGGAGCTCATGTCCTACGAGCCGCAGATGCTGGCCGTGCTTCTGCGAAACGGCCGCCTCTCGTCCGACGAGTGGCGCACGCGCACGCACCTTTGGCAGGAGCGCGTGGGGACGCGACTGGGCAAACTCGATTCGTGGGGCTTCATCTGGGGTCCCGTCGCCGACGTGCGGGAGCTCGCCGTCGAGGGATGGAGCCAGGCGCCGAACATGACCGAGCGCATGCCCACGTTCATCGGGTTCAACACGTTCGACCTGCGCACGGCCGAGATCCAACGCGGGCGCCTGGCGCTGGCCGTGGGCGAGTACGCGCGGGCGGTGGAAATTCTGGACCCGGCCTCGAAGAGCTGCCTCAGCTTCGAGCAACCCTTCGTCAACACACACGCTCACCTTTGGCTAGGTGAAGCCAAGGAACGCACCGGCGACAAAGCCGGGGCCTGCGAGGCCTACCGCTTCGTTCTGCAGCGATGGGGCGCGGCAAAACCCGCGTCGAAGAGCGCCGAAGAAGCGCGCAAGCGGGCGCGCGCCCTCGCCTGCGCGATTCCGTAG